From Thermovirga sp.:
CCTCGACCTGGGGGATGGCGAAAGCGGCCTACCCTATCATGCCGGAATGAACTCAATGCCAGCCTATATCGGTTGGCTTGAGTCAGCAGGGATCAAGTTTATAGGGGGATGGGAAGATAATCCGAAGAAGGGATTGCCCTACATAAGCGGGATGATCCTCCTCGTTGACCCCAGGGATGGTAGATTCCTGTCCG
This genomic window contains:
- a CDS encoding ornithine cyclodeaminase family protein gives rise to the protein MTTLLVTQKEIGELVSMAEVIDAVEKTFRGMGEGSVINPTKVHLDLGDGESGLPYHAGMNSMPAYIGWLESAGIKFIGGWEDNPKKGLPYISGMILLVDPRDGRFLS